The following nucleotide sequence is from Aspergillus nidulans FGSC A4 chromosome I.
AACGTCCGCGTGTTTTACCTTCTGGAACTTGACGCGGCCTTCCGCGAGCTGATTCAACACCCGGCGGCTCTAGAGATCGTTAAAATGGTCCTCGGCGATGACATCCTCGTATCGAACTTCACCGCGAACATCGCAAAGCCGGGCTCAGGATCCATGGCCCTCCATTCGGATCAGTCCCTTGTCGTCCCTGAGCCTTGGGGGGCACCCTGGGCCGTAAACATCATCTGGTGTTTGTCTGATGTCTACTTCGAGAACGGGGCAACGCTCTATATCCCCGGTAGCCATAGGTGGAAACGAAAGAACGAGGTACCATCGAATGCTGTGGAAATGCTCAAACCATTTGTCGCTAAAGCAggctccatcatcgccatggaCGCACGCGTTTGGCACACGTCCGGCGCCAACATCACGAAGGACCAGGATCGCGCGCTTCTATTTGCATTTTACAGCGCGCCATTTCTAAGACAGCAGGTCAACTGGACAGCGGTATTCTCGAAGGAGACGAGAGACTCGTTCAGTCCGACTTTTCGCAACCTGCTGGGCCTTGATATCATGGCGAACGCGGGCAAGACGTCGGATATGGGTTATGAAACGAAGCCCCTGTTTGTTTAGCTGTTGAGAATGAGAAACCCACAGGGTCTAGCCATCTAGGGGCGCCAAGCTGCTGGAGTAGAAACTAATGCCACGTAGGTATAGCTACCGTCCAATTTTATCTTCATCATTTTCTAACCAGTCCCTTGTGGGTCCGGGGCTGAGCGTTTGGGGGCCAGAGTGAGAAGCCAAAGGCCAGAGCTGTTCGTGACGGTCCAGCCACCCCCTAGTGCCCTGGATCAGTGAAGATCCTGGCGTCCATTGGCCAGTTCGTATCTGAATAATATTGCACTACTCAGGAGGAGCGGACATTAGCCGCCCTACTAGACCCTGGCTCATAGGGCCCCAAACGGAACCAACCGCTTTGTAGCCATGCGG
It contains:
- the fmaF gene encoding Fe(2+)/2-oxoglutarate-dependent oxygenase fmaF (transcript_id=CADANIAT00007614), which produces MAIPMQSPPAEIVAAAKASLEENGFAVVPNILDRPAIKNIYERLWAAADENQRRGVDLFMPAIDPNSSNVRVFYLLELDAAFRELIQHPAALEIVKMVLGDDILVSNFTANIAKPGSGSMALHSDQSLVVPEPWGAPWAVNIIWCLSDVYFENGATLYIPGSHRWKRKNEVPSNAVEMLKPFVAKAGSIIAMDARVWHTSGANITKDQDRALLFAFYSAPFLRQQVNWTAVFSKETRDSFSPTFRNLLGLDIMANAGKTSDMGYETKPLFV